The genomic window TTGCCTGCCGCTGGTCGCGCTGATGCGGCGGGGGCGCGCCGAGGTCGACGACGTTCCGGTAGGCTGACGCCGCGCCCCCCCGGCCCTTCCCCCGCCGGCGCGGTCGGCGCCCGTCCGCCGCGATACCCACCGAAGATGGCGTGCCCAGCGCGCATCCAGAAACAGTCCACCGCGTGCAGCCCGGCGCGGCGCAGCCAATCCAACTGGTCGAGCAGACGGGACGGTTGATCCACGGGGTCGGGTGTCGTGAGCCGGTAGTAGTTCCAGCCGCCTTGGGCGAAACGCGCGCGCGTCCGCGCGGCGCGGGGTCCCGTACCGGATTGCTCCCGGGCGGCGCGGTCCCACTGAGATGCGAACAGCGCTCCGACGCGTGCAGCCGCGGGTTCGACCAGGTCTGCAATGAGGAGTGCACCGCCCGGTTCGAGCCGGCCCGCAAGATCGGCGAACAGCCGCCGCTTTTGGCCGGCCGTGAGGTGATGCACGGCGAGCGAGGTTAACACACAGCGGAGTGGGCGCGGCAGCGCCGCCCGCCACCGAGCGGCCTCGAGCCGAAACGCCGCCACCACCGCGCGGCGGCCGAAGGGCGCGAGCACCTCGCGCAGCCGAGCGCGCATATGGGGCGATCCGTCGAGGGCCACATAGTGGCAGCGGGGAAACCGGTCGAGCACCGCCCGCGCGAGTTTCCCGCCACCTGCGGCGAGCTCGACCGCGGTGAACGACTCGTCCGCCGACGCCGGAATCAGTGCGCAGAGCGTGTCGATCTGCTCGGCGCGGGATGGGACGACGACGTCGCCGAACGCGTCGAACGCCTTGGAATCGGCCTCGGTCCACCTGGACCCGGTTGCGGAGCGGCGAGTCACCGATCAGCCTGGGGGCGGTCCATGGCTGGACATTCTCCCCCAGTGGGGACTTCCCTCGCCTTCTCGCTCCGGGACCGCCTGGAGCACCGCCGGCACACCACCTCAGGTCCTCGCCCCCTGGAGAGAGCGTCCGCGCCCGGACGACGGATCTTCTCACTTACCGGCATAGGGCAACCACGCCTCATTCCGGGGATCGGCGGGCACCGTCGACGTTGCGCACCGGATCGAACTCTCCCGATGGGAGGAGTTCGGGAACGCAGAACGGAAACTCCGCTTAGCTGGCCGCTGGACAAGGTTCGTCGGGAGAGCGGGCGCCCGGGTGTTCATCGAGATTCTTGTGCTGTCGGTGGCGGCGGGCGTGCTCGGCGCCTTGCTCGGCCTCGGCGGCGGCATCATCATCGTCCCAGGACTGACCCTGCTGATCGGCCTGCCGATCCGCTACGCAGTCGGCGCGAGCATCGTTTCTGTCATCGCGACGAGCAGCGGAGCGGCAGCCGCGTACGTACGCGGAGGGATCGCGAACCTGCGCATTGCCATCGCGCTCGAGGTCGCGACCACCGTCGGCGCACTGTCAGGCGCATTTCTCGCCGGCTACATCTCGCCTCGCTGGCTGTATGTAATCTTCGGCCTGCTCCTCGCGTACTCCGCCGTGGCGCTCCTTGGACGCCTCACCGTCGAGGTGCCGGGAGAGGTGCCCCCGGACCCGCTCGCCGAGCGGCTTCGGTTCGCCGGCGAGTACGACGACCAGGCGCTCGGCCAACGGGTCCCCTACACCGCGACCGCGGTGCTTCCCGGCGGCGTCATGATGTACGTCGCCGGATTGCTCTCGGGGTTGCTCGGCATCGGCAGTGGCTCGTTCAAAGTGCTGGCGATGGACATCGTCATGCGGCTGCCGATGAAGGTCTCGACGGCGACCAGCAACTTCATGATCGGCGTCACCGCGGCAGCCAGCGCGGGCGTGTACTTCGCGAGGGGCGACATCCACCCGCTGGTCGCCGCCCCGGTGGCGCTCGGCGTGCTCGCTGGCGCATGGGGCGGGACCCACATCATGCAGCGGTTGCGCAACACGACGCTCCGAAAGCTGTTCATCCCGGTACTGGCCGCGACGGCCGCCGAGATGATCATCCGGGGATTCCATGTCTAGGATCGCCCCTCCGGACGGCCACGCTCGGGCCGAACTCGCGAGCGTGAACGCGGCGATCGGCCGGGTCCTGCGCTGGGGTGTGCTGCTGTCGGCCGCGCTCATCGTCGCGGGGGTCGCACTGTTCGTCGCACACGGAGGAGCGCGCGCGATCCTGTTCTCCCCCGTCGGCGTGCCCGCCGCCGCGGAACAGGATCCGCACTCGCTGAGGGTCGTGTTGGACGAACTCCTCCCGCCGCAGCCCGCGGCCGTGACGGACGCCGGGCTGCTGTTGCTGATGATCACGCCCGTGGTGAGCGTCGCGATCTCGGTCGCCGCCTTCGCCGCGCGACGCGATTGGGTTTACGTCGCGCTCGCGGGATTCGTGTTTGCCATGCTGATGGTGGGATTCGCGATCGGCCAGGCTTGACCGCGCGGTGCCAGACTGAGCGCGTCACCGGGCCGCGGCGGCGGCCACTCCCGGAACGACGAGAGGGCCCCGGACAGCCGGATGTGTGATTGGAGAGCCGCGCTGATACCTTGAATCAGACCACGCCCCCCTTGTCTCATCCGCAGTGCCATTCAACGCCGACGTGTGAGGAAGCGACGCTCTCGGGTGTGACACGGAATCTCGCAAAGGTCGGTGGCGCCAACGCGCAGCGGCCGGTTCGGCTTGGCGTTGTACTTCTCGCGTGCGACATGCGCCACACGGGACAGATAGGTGGGTGGACAGGCTCGTGTTGGACGTCTGGGCACGTCGCGCGCTCAAGCGCCGCGCGAGCACGTACCAGCTGAGTGTCCCCCACGACAATGCCCAGCCCGCCGGCGGGTCCCGATAGCCCTGCGCGTCGACTCACATGTCTCACTGACCCTACTCCTCCCTGAGGAGTCGCCACATGTCACGCGTTACCTGACGGACTGCGACGCAGCTTGACGTACTCCATGGTGAGCATGTGCACTCTGGTGTCCCGAAGCATCTTGCCTGGTGAGGTTGACAGAGCCCCGAGCCAGCCTTCTGGCCGCCTCTCGTCCCACCCCGTGTGTTGGCGCCTGTTACGAGCGCGACCTTTTCGCGACTGCCCTGGTGACGTGATCAATTTGGCCACCACCCTCCTACTGCGTTCGATCGGTGGCGTCGAGCCACTCCTCGAACGTCGGGCCAGCGAGGGTAGCGTCCGCGCCAGGCAGCAAGGCAGCGCTTTCATAGAGGTCCCGATCCGGGTCAGCGGGGTCGATCACACCCTCGATCCGCACTGGGTCTCCGCGCCGGGCCACGAGCAATCTCGCCATGTCGACGAGATTCTCCGGTCGCGGACCGGCGATCTCCGGAATCGCTGCGCTGGATCCCGGTGCGAGCGCCGCATCGGAACCGGTGGCGAGATCGACAAGCGCCTGCGCAACGGTCCGGGCGGCGACCAGCTGAGTGCGCATCTTCGGGACGTAGCTCACCTCGCCCCGCCGGCCCCACTCCACGAGTTGCGGGACGAACTCATGGAACTGCGCCGCGCGCAAGATACGCACCGGGATCGACCCCGACAGCACGGCCCGCTCGTGGGCGATCTTCGCCGCCCCATAGCCTGCGGTGAACCGGTCAGTAGCGATGATGGAGACTACGACCATCCGCTGCACGCCAGCTCGCTTGCCGACCTCCTGCAGATTGCGGGCTGCCGTGGTGAAGAACTCCGTTGCCGCCTTCTGCTCCGGCGAGGGACCGGTGGCCACGTCGATAAGACACTCCACGCCGGTTAACGCCTTCGCCATCCCGTTCCCTGTAATCACGTCCACGCCGCTGGAACGCGATATCGCAACGACATCGTGTCCCCCCGCCTTGAGCACGTCGACGACGTGACGGCCCACTCTCCCCGTCGCCCCCGCGACCGCAATCTTCCCACGTGCTTGCATGGTTGCGCTCCCTCTTTGCTGAACTAGGTTGCCTAACATCCAGAGTTGTCACATCGGCTGGGTTTCGGTTGTCACTACAATGACGAAACACCACGAGGGAATGTGACCGAGGACGACCAGGAATGGCTGGCGACCCGATTCGAGGAGAAGCGGCGGTGCCGCAGGCGGTCGCCTACCGGATGCTGGGCTCGCTGAATGAGGCGGACGACGCGGTGCAGGAGTCCTGACTCCAGCTCAGCCGGTCCGACGCGCGCGGCATCGAGAACCTCGGTGGATGGTTGACGACGGTCGTCGCGAGAGTATGCCTCGACATGCTGCGCTCGCGCAAGTCGCGGGGCGAAGTGCCCTTGGGTGCGTATGTGCCCGCTCCGATCGTGAGCCGCGGAGATCGAATCGACC from bacterium includes these protein-coding regions:
- a CDS encoding class I SAM-dependent methyltransferase, yielding MTRRSATGSRWTEADSKAFDAFGDVVVPSRAEQIDTLCALIPASADESFTAVELAAGGGKLARAVLDRFPRCHYVALDGSPHMRARLREVLAPFGRRAVVAAFRLEAARWRAALPRPLRCVLTSLAVHHLTAGQKRRLFADLAGRLEPGGALLIADLVEPAAARVGALFASQWDRAAREQSGTGPRAARTRARFAQGGWNYYRLTTPDPVDQPSRLLDQLDWLRRAGLHAVDCFWMRAGHAIFGGYRGGRAPTAPAGEGPGGRGVSLPERRRPRRAPAASARPAAGKGRTSPRSRRTRTRTR
- a CDS encoding sulfite exporter TauE/SafE family protein, producing the protein MFIEILVLSVAAGVLGALLGLGGGIIIVPGLTLLIGLPIRYAVGASIVSVIATSSGAAAAYVRGGIANLRIAIALEVATTVGALSGAFLAGYISPRWLYVIFGLLLAYSAVALLGRLTVEVPGEVPPDPLAERLRFAGEYDDQALGQRVPYTATAVLPGGVMMYVAGLLSGLLGIGSGSFKVLAMDIVMRLPMKVSTATSNFMIGVTAAASAGVYFARGDIHPLVAAPVALGVLAGAWGGTHIMQRLRNTTLRKLFIPVLAATAAEMIIRGFHV
- a CDS encoding DUF1634 domain-containing protein, with translation MSRIAPPDGHARAELASVNAAIGRVLRWGVLLSAALIVAGVALFVAHGGARAILFSPVGVPAAAEQDPHSLRVVLDELLPPQPAAVTDAGLLLLMITPVVSVAISVAAFAARRDWVYVALAGFVFAMLMVGFAIGQA
- a CDS encoding NAD(P)H-binding protein; the protein is MQARGKIAVAGATGRVGRHVVDVLKAGGHDVVAISRSSGVDVITGNGMAKALTGVECLIDVATGPSPEQKAATEFFTTAARNLQEVGKRAGVQRMVVVSIIATDRFTAGYGAAKIAHERAVLSGSIPVRILRAAQFHEFVPQLVEWGRRGEVSYVPKMRTQLVAARTVAQALVDLATGSDAALAPGSSAAIPEIAGPRPENLVDMARLLVARRGDPVRIEGVIDPADPDRDLYESAALLPGADATLAGPTFEEWLDATDRTQ